A window of the Streptomyces finlayi genome harbors these coding sequences:
- a CDS encoding DUF5685 family protein has product MFGIVRPCAHRLSERLKTEWMAHLCGLCLALRADHGQFARVVTNYDGLIVSVLTEAQTEPDAGQRRTAGPCPLRSMRTAPVARGEGARLAAAVSLVLASAKVRDHVADRDGLLARRPVAAAARRVAAGWDLAGARTGAELGFDTAVLVDAVDRQTGIESLAGLGTPLLTVTEPTETATAAAFAHTAVLAGKPRNAAPLAEAGRLFGRLAHLLDAVEDREADAASGAWNPLTATGTSLAEARRLCDDALHGVRLAMGDAEFTDSRLAHVLLVHELRRSVDRAFGSTACSHQRAGSSGDAFPGAVLLDGDRRTDRQQPDGRPAGAFGPPPGSPYAPTPGGPYGPPSPPPPRPPRDRRGLIAGCLVWTGLACTGQMCCGTYQGPWSREERGGLCSQCDCGSCCDACNCCSSCGGDGEGGCCDCNCDCNC; this is encoded by the coding sequence GTGTTCGGAATCGTCAGGCCCTGCGCGCACCGTCTGTCGGAGCGGCTCAAGACGGAGTGGATGGCGCATCTCTGCGGACTGTGTCTCGCGCTGCGCGCGGACCACGGACAGTTCGCCCGGGTCGTCACGAACTACGACGGCCTGATCGTCTCTGTCCTGACGGAGGCTCAGACGGAGCCGGACGCCGGGCAGCGCCGCACCGCGGGCCCCTGCCCGCTCCGCTCCATGCGCACCGCACCGGTCGCCCGCGGCGAGGGCGCGCGGCTCGCCGCCGCCGTCTCTCTCGTCCTCGCCTCGGCGAAGGTGCGAGATCACGTGGCCGACCGGGACGGCCTGTTGGCGCGCCGGCCGGTCGCCGCCGCGGCGCGCAGGGTCGCCGCGGGCTGGGACCTGGCCGGGGCGCGTACGGGAGCCGAGCTCGGCTTCGACACGGCGGTACTGGTCGACGCGGTGGACCGGCAGACCGGGATCGAGTCTCTCGCCGGCCTCGGGACCCCGCTGCTGACGGTCACCGAGCCCACCGAGACGGCGACCGCCGCGGCCTTCGCTCACACCGCCGTACTCGCGGGCAAGCCCCGGAACGCGGCGCCGCTCGCCGAGGCCGGGCGGCTCTTCGGGCGGCTCGCGCATCTGCTGGACGCCGTGGAGGACAGGGAAGCTGACGCGGCGTCGGGAGCCTGGAACCCGCTCACGGCGACCGGTACCTCGCTCGCCGAGGCGCGGCGCCTGTGCGACGACGCGCTGCACGGCGTACGGCTGGCGATGGGCGACGCGGAGTTCACCGACAGCAGGCTGGCGCACGTGCTGCTCGTACACGAACTGCGCCGCTCCGTGGACCGGGCGTTCGGCTCGACGGCCTGCTCGCACCAGCGGGCAGGGTCCTCCGGGGACGCCTTCCCCGGAGCCGTGCTGCTGGACGGTGACCGGCGGACGGACCGTCAGCAGCCGGACGGCCGACCGGCCGGAGCGTTCGGGCCGCCTCCCGGTTCCCCGTACGCCCCGACGCCCGGCGGTCCGTACGGGCCGCCCTCCCCGCCGCCGCCCCGGCCGCCGCGTGACCGGCGCGGACTGATCGCGGGTTGCCTGGTGTGGACCGGCCTCGCCTGCACCGGCCAGATGTGCTGCGGGACGTACCAGGGGCCGTGGAGCCGCGAGGAGCGCGGAGGGCTCTGCAGCCAGTGCGACTGCGGCTCCTGCTGCGACGCGTGCAACTGCTGCAGCAGTTGTGGCGGCGACGGCGAGGGCGGCTGCTGCGACTGCAACTGCGATTGCAACTGCTGA
- a CDS encoding DUF4231 domain-containing protein: MTAIPGPLQSMVFRNADLPALFHHTDSIAVARQREAVNTTRGQLFLLVVGSVPAALPWHWDTGALRLSGLIAVVAYLGVLVTTFFAARRKAKSHWQLNRSAAEFIKSMCWRYAVHGSPFESATQHPEAVFANRLEEGLQELKKVGWTDPRDELADSGGLITDSMRELRVKAFTVRKETYVRDRLIEQRGWYRRRQETSRRGTTVWSVTISALTALALLFALLQTFGPARSFPLPAVLSAAAAACLAWNEMRRHHPLISAHSLVEKDLESMQIAMETTLTERQWPVAVFETERIVSPQHTDWLARHKM, encoded by the coding sequence ATGACGGCGATTCCAGGACCGCTGCAGAGCATGGTCTTCAGGAACGCGGATCTTCCAGCGCTCTTTCATCACACGGACAGCATCGCCGTCGCGCGCCAGCGGGAGGCCGTGAACACCACCCGCGGCCAGCTGTTCCTGCTGGTCGTTGGTTCCGTACCGGCCGCACTGCCCTGGCACTGGGACACCGGCGCCCTGCGACTCAGCGGCCTCATAGCCGTGGTCGCCTATCTCGGCGTTCTCGTGACGACGTTCTTCGCGGCGCGACGCAAAGCGAAGTCGCACTGGCAGCTGAATCGTTCGGCGGCCGAGTTCATCAAATCGATGTGCTGGCGTTATGCCGTACACGGTTCGCCTTTCGAATCCGCCACCCAGCACCCGGAAGCGGTGTTCGCCAACCGCCTCGAAGAAGGACTGCAGGAACTGAAGAAGGTCGGCTGGACCGACCCCAGGGACGAACTCGCCGATTCCGGTGGTCTCATCACGGATTCGATGCGTGAGTTACGGGTCAAGGCGTTCACCGTCCGGAAGGAGACGTACGTACGCGACCGTCTGATCGAACAGCGCGGCTGGTACCGACGGCGCCAGGAGACCTCCCGGCGCGGCACCACGGTCTGGTCGGTCACCATCTCCGCACTCACCGCGCTCGCCCTGCTCTTCGCCCTGCTCCAGACCTTCGGACCCGCCCGCTCCTTCCCTCTGCCCGCGGTACTCTCCGCGGCGGCGGCGGCCTGTCTGGCCTGGAACGAGATGCGCAGGCACCATCCGCTGATCTCCGCCCACTCCCTCGTGGAAAAGGATCTGGAGTCGATGCAGATCGCGATGGAGACCACACTCACCGAGCGGCAGTGGCCGGTCGCCGTCTTCGAGACCGAGCGGATCGTCTCCCCCCAGCACACGGACTGGCTCGCGCGGCACAAGATGTGA
- a CDS encoding S1 family peptidase, with amino-acid sequence MKHRRISRKRALTAGSAVVALAAAGVTLQTANASEDTAQPTVRTLTAGAAGELASTLDKTLAGGTAGAYYDADTKSLVVNVLDRAAAEQVRTAGGKARVVQHSTAELLSARQTLTDRATIPGTSWAVDPVSNKVVVTADRTVKGAALDKLTAVVEKLGEKTELKRSAGEFKPLIAGGDAIWGGGGRCSLGFNVVKGGEPYFLTAGHCTESITSWSDAQGGAEIGANEGSSFPENDYGLVKYTSDVEHPSEVDLYNGSTQPITKAGDATVGMAVTRSGSTTQVHDGEVTALDATVNYGNGDIVNGLIQTTVCAEPGDSGGSLFSEDTAIGLTSGGSGDCSSGGETFFQPVPEALAAYGAEIG; translated from the coding sequence TTGAAGCATCGACGCATATCCAGGAAGCGCGCGCTGACCGCCGGATCGGCCGTCGTCGCCCTGGCCGCGGCCGGAGTCACCCTCCAGACGGCGAACGCCAGTGAGGACACGGCCCAGCCGACCGTACGCACCCTGACGGCCGGCGCGGCGGGCGAGCTCGCCAGCACGCTGGACAAGACCCTGGCCGGCGGCACGGCGGGCGCGTACTACGACGCCGACACGAAGAGCCTGGTCGTGAACGTCCTGGACCGGGCCGCCGCGGAGCAGGTGCGCACGGCGGGTGGCAAGGCCAGAGTCGTACAGCACTCGACGGCGGAACTGCTCTCGGCCCGGCAGACCCTCACCGACCGGGCCACCATCCCCGGCACCTCCTGGGCGGTCGACCCGGTGAGCAACAAGGTGGTCGTCACCGCCGACCGTACGGTGAAGGGCGCGGCCCTGGACAAGCTCACGGCCGTGGTCGAAAAGCTCGGCGAAAAGACCGAACTCAAGCGCTCGGCGGGGGAGTTCAAGCCACTGATCGCGGGCGGCGACGCGATCTGGGGCGGCGGCGGGCGCTGCTCGCTCGGCTTCAACGTGGTCAAGGGCGGAGAGCCGTACTTCCTCACCGCGGGACACTGCACCGAGTCGATCACCAGCTGGTCGGACGCCCAGGGCGGCGCCGAGATCGGTGCGAACGAGGGCTCCAGCTTCCCGGAGAACGACTACGGTCTGGTCAAGTACACCTCCGACGTGGAGCACCCCAGCGAGGTGGACCTGTACAACGGCTCCACACAGCCGATCACCAAGGCGGGCGACGCGACGGTCGGCATGGCGGTGACCCGGAGCGGTTCCACCACCCAGGTGCACGACGGTGAGGTCACCGCGCTGGACGCCACGGTCAACTACGGCAACGGCGACATCGTCAACGGGCTCATCCAGACGACGGTCTGCGCCGAACCGGGTGACAGCGGTGGCTCGCTCTTCTCGGAAGACACCGCGATCGGTCTGACCTCGGGCGGCAGCGGCGACTGCTCCTCGGGCGGCGAGACGTTCTTCCAGCCGGTTCCTGAGGCGCTGGCGGCGTACGGCGCCGAGATCGGCTGA
- a CDS encoding DUF397 domain-containing protein, whose protein sequence is MSVTQVSENVDELHWFKSSHSGSDGGDCVEVATGNGAVYVRDSKVADDGPVLRVGRGEWAAFVSLARG, encoded by the coding sequence ATGAGCGTGACGCAGGTATCCGAGAACGTGGACGAGCTGCACTGGTTCAAGAGCAGCCACAGCGGCTCGGACGGCGGCGACTGTGTGGAGGTGGCCACCGGCAACGGCGCGGTTTATGTGAGGGACTCGAAGGTCGCGGACGACGGGCCGGTGTTGCGGGTCGGCCGTGGCGAGTGGGCGGCGTTCGTGTCACTCGCCCGGGGATGA
- a CDS encoding helix-turn-helix domain-containing protein translates to MRDTGNGRAAKVKAKEDNELPGAWVAYGALLQHLRKRAGLSQQALGEAIGYSLEQVASVEQGRRAAKEAFTVAAERVLDARGVLNVLQSEVDRAKLPRFFRNFALIEAEVLSRFSYDPLLVPGLLQTEAYTRAVFAGHCPPLSEEIVDQHTEARLARQKLLTRDPLAELSFIIGEEALRDPVGGPEVMHGQWARLLEVGRLRNVEVQVMPAAQGFHPGKNGPFVTVQTKEHQHFGYFESQGVGCTVSDPAEVSSFGLRYGKLRSRALNAQESARLIERLVGET, encoded by the coding sequence ATGCGGGATACGGGGAACGGCCGCGCGGCGAAGGTGAAGGCCAAGGAGGACAACGAACTGCCGGGGGCGTGGGTGGCGTACGGCGCTCTCCTCCAGCACCTGCGCAAGCGGGCCGGGCTGAGCCAGCAGGCACTGGGGGAGGCGATCGGCTACTCGCTGGAGCAGGTGGCCTCCGTCGAACAGGGCCGGCGGGCCGCGAAGGAGGCGTTCACGGTGGCCGCGGAACGGGTGCTGGACGCGCGCGGCGTGCTGAATGTCCTCCAGAGCGAGGTGGACCGGGCGAAACTCCCCCGGTTCTTCCGCAACTTCGCGCTCATCGAGGCGGAGGTCCTGAGCCGCTTCTCGTACGACCCGCTGCTGGTGCCGGGCTTGTTGCAGACGGAGGCGTACACCCGGGCGGTGTTCGCCGGCCACTGCCCGCCGCTCAGCGAGGAGATCGTCGACCAGCACACGGAGGCGCGGCTGGCGCGCCAGAAGTTGCTGACGCGGGATCCGCTGGCGGAGCTGTCGTTCATCATCGGGGAGGAGGCGTTGCGCGACCCAGTGGGCGGGCCCGAGGTGATGCATGGCCAGTGGGCACGCCTGTTGGAGGTGGGCAGGTTGCGGAATGTGGAAGTACAGGTGATGCCTGCGGCGCAGGGCTTCCACCCGGGGAAGAACGGTCCCTTCGTCACCGTGCAGACGAAGGAGCACCAACACTTCGGATACTTCGAGTCGCAGGGCGTCGGGTGCACCGTGAGTGATCCGGCGGAGGTCAGCTCCTTCGGGTTGCGATATGGCAAGCTGCGATCGCGGGCCCTGAACGCCCAGGAGTCTGCGCGGCTCATTGAACGGCTGGTGGGAGAGACATGA
- a CDS encoding ATP-binding protein, which yields MVGPEVIEENGRPVELQLSSLHLATPDGQPTVLGLLTVGLDPTDRIPGAYVQFVRYQGLDLDAPVADDQELRQNLVGVAARLEPLLRSNLRTRLVEEGFRETPQPDYPLEALRELSMNALMHRNYETSYAPVRIAWFDDRIELTNPGGPYGQVRDDNFDRVTDYRNPSLAAAMKGLGYVNRFGRGIGRVQASLARNGNPPADYQVDDSSWAVTLWRAS from the coding sequence ATGGTGGGGCCCGAGGTCATCGAGGAGAACGGACGTCCGGTAGAGCTGCAGCTTTCCTCGCTGCACCTGGCGACGCCCGACGGGCAGCCGACAGTTCTTGGACTGCTTACGGTCGGGCTCGATCCGACCGACCGGATTCCTGGGGCGTACGTGCAGTTCGTCCGATATCAGGGACTGGATCTCGACGCGCCGGTCGCCGACGATCAGGAGCTGCGCCAGAACCTTGTAGGCGTCGCCGCCAGACTCGAGCCGCTCCTGCGGAGCAATCTGCGCACCCGCCTGGTCGAGGAAGGCTTCCGCGAGACTCCGCAGCCCGACTATCCGTTGGAGGCACTTCGGGAGCTTTCGATGAACGCCTTGATGCACCGGAACTACGAGACCTCGTACGCTCCGGTACGGATCGCCTGGTTCGACGACCGGATCGAGTTGACCAATCCCGGGGGGCCCTATGGGCAGGTGCGGGATGACAACTTCGACCGCGTGACCGACTACCGCAACCCGTCCCTCGCGGCCGCGATGAAGGGGCTCGGTTATGTGAACCGGTTCGGGCGGGGAATCGGGCGGGTGCAGGCATCGCTCGCACGCAATGGGAATCCGCCCGCCGACTACCAGGTCGACGATTCGTCGTGGGCCGTCACCCTCTGGAGGGCTTCATGA
- a CDS encoding ParA family protein, with the protein MTRTSIALFNNKGGVGKTTLTYHLAHMFRRMGLTVLAVDLDPQANLTSMCLDETEIEELWDNQSELIAQGAAWSALPGTGRVRSGQTIADAVRPILEGTGDIASIEPAELQPGLWLLAGSLDLSRFEDKLSNEWFKTFAGDIAAIRTTTAFHRVVERAAAGVDADIVLIDVGPNLGAINRSALIAADTVLMPLAADLFSLKGLSNLGPTLRDWRRNWQQLVLPQVPPGFSAPRADMRPLGYVIMQPEMRLDRPVKAYVRWLQRIPWVYAAAVLDESDPGRGGDQHRIATLRNYRSLMPLAHDARKPMFDLKAADGALGSTQKYVQTCYREFRGLAEGVLARTEELAQ; encoded by the coding sequence ATGACACGGACGTCGATCGCGCTCTTCAACAACAAGGGAGGCGTGGGAAAGACGACCCTTACCTACCATCTGGCCCATATGTTCCGCAGAATGGGCCTCACTGTGCTGGCTGTCGATCTCGATCCTCAGGCGAACCTGACTTCCATGTGCCTGGACGAGACCGAGATCGAAGAGCTCTGGGACAACCAGTCCGAACTCATCGCTCAGGGTGCTGCGTGGTCCGCGCTGCCGGGTACGGGGCGGGTGCGTAGTGGGCAGACGATCGCGGACGCGGTACGGCCGATTCTGGAAGGGACGGGGGACATCGCGTCCATCGAGCCGGCCGAACTGCAGCCCGGACTGTGGCTGCTGGCGGGCAGCCTGGATCTCAGCCGCTTCGAGGACAAGCTGTCCAACGAGTGGTTCAAGACGTTCGCCGGAGACATTGCGGCCATCCGTACCACCACGGCCTTTCATCGTGTGGTGGAGCGGGCGGCCGCAGGCGTCGACGCGGACATTGTTCTGATCGACGTTGGGCCCAACCTCGGGGCGATCAACCGGTCCGCGCTCATTGCGGCGGACACGGTGCTCATGCCTCTCGCAGCCGATCTCTTCTCGCTCAAGGGTCTGAGCAACCTCGGCCCCACTCTGCGCGACTGGCGCAGGAACTGGCAGCAGCTCGTGCTGCCTCAGGTGCCGCCTGGATTCTCCGCCCCGCGCGCCGACATGCGGCCGCTCGGGTACGTGATCATGCAGCCGGAGATGCGGTTGGACCGGCCGGTGAAGGCGTACGTGAGGTGGTTGCAGCGCATTCCGTGGGTGTATGCGGCGGCTGTCCTGGACGAGAGCGATCCTGGGCGTGGCGGCGATCAGCACCGCATCGCCACCCTTCGCAACTACCGCAGCCTCATGCCGCTCGCGCATGATGCCCGGAAGCCGATGTTCGACCTCAAGGCCGCCGATGGGGCGCTCGGGAGCACACAGAAATATGTGCAGACCTGCTACCGGGAGTTCCGGGGGCTGGCCGAAGGTGTGCTGGCTCGTACGGAGGAACTGGCCCAGTAG
- a CDS encoding phospholipase, whose product MRRRYATPLAAVVLSLPLALFPAASASAAPADKPQVLSSWTQTSLSSYSAWNSARNNQGAWSAYGFDWSTDYCSSSPDNPFGFPFQKACARHDFGYRNYKAAGTFSVNKSRVDSAFYSDLKRVCAAYTGATLTSCNSTAWTYYHAVDIFGVAPAKATPARLTSAASSV is encoded by the coding sequence ATGCGTCGCCGTTACGCCACCCCGCTCGCCGCAGTCGTCCTGTCGCTCCCCCTCGCCCTGTTCCCTGCCGCGTCCGCCTCGGCGGCCCCCGCGGACAAGCCCCAGGTCCTCAGCTCCTGGACCCAGACGAGCCTCTCCAGTTACAGCGCCTGGAACAGCGCCCGCAACAACCAGGGCGCCTGGTCCGCGTACGGCTTCGACTGGTCGACGGACTACTGCAGCAGCTCGCCCGACAACCCGTTCGGCTTCCCCTTCCAGAAGGCATGCGCCCGCCACGACTTCGGCTACCGCAACTACAAGGCGGCCGGCACCTTCTCCGTCAACAAGTCGCGCGTCGACTCCGCGTTCTACTCGGACCTCAAGCGCGTGTGCGCCGCCTACACCGGGGCCACGCTCACCTCGTGCAACAGCACGGCGTGGACGTACTACCACGCCGTCGACATCTTCGGCGTGGCCCCGGCGAAGGCGACCCCCGCGAGACTGACGTCCGCCGCCTCATCGGTGTAG
- a CDS encoding vWA domain-containing protein produces MTTGAPGALDLDKLFAARLHAARARPYLATALFALHTVESRRVPTMGVDQYWRCYVSPAFVDATPVEELAGVWVHEVSHLLRDHHGRGDRATRVLGLTGPGDRLRMNIAADCEINDDVFGDGLVRPEGAVEPRALGLDEGELMEDYVRQFRLGPYTQRFAWLDCGSGADGLEREWDLGPDGAHGLSAQEQDAVRFRVAQGITGRPGNSSRGWKRWAEEAFHPPQPWRELLGAAVRSAASGSGTGEDYSYGRPSRRSAGLPGVVLPSLRRRPPRVSVVIDTSGSVSDAELGSALLEVAAISSAVGGRRDLISVLPCDAAARIVHPLCLGEGIPLVGGGGTDLRTGFARALRTSPRPDVIVVLTDGQTRWPREQPPCRTVVGLFPRHHRRASWDEDDPDYVPDSPPEWARTVTIG; encoded by the coding sequence ATGACCACCGGCGCACCGGGGGCACTGGACCTCGACAAGCTCTTCGCCGCCCGGCTGCACGCCGCCCGGGCCCGCCCCTACCTGGCGACGGCGCTGTTCGCCCTGCACACCGTGGAGTCGCGGCGGGTTCCGACGATGGGGGTCGACCAGTACTGGCGGTGCTACGTCTCGCCCGCGTTCGTGGACGCGACACCGGTGGAGGAACTGGCCGGTGTGTGGGTGCACGAGGTGTCGCACCTGCTGCGTGACCACCACGGGCGCGGTGACCGGGCCACCCGGGTCCTCGGGCTGACCGGCCCCGGGGACCGGCTGCGGATGAACATCGCCGCCGACTGCGAGATCAACGACGACGTGTTCGGTGACGGGCTGGTCCGGCCCGAAGGCGCGGTCGAGCCACGCGCGCTGGGGCTCGACGAGGGTGAGCTCATGGAGGACTACGTCCGGCAGTTCCGGCTCGGACCGTATACGCAGCGGTTCGCCTGGCTGGACTGCGGCAGTGGCGCCGACGGACTGGAGCGGGAATGGGATCTGGGACCGGACGGCGCGCACGGCCTCAGCGCGCAGGAACAGGACGCGGTCCGGTTCCGGGTGGCGCAGGGCATCACCGGCCGCCCGGGAAACTCCTCCCGGGGCTGGAAGCGGTGGGCGGAGGAGGCGTTTCATCCGCCGCAGCCGTGGCGGGAGCTGCTGGGCGCGGCCGTACGCTCGGCCGCCTCCGGCTCCGGTACGGGTGAGGACTACAGCTACGGGCGCCCGTCGCGGCGCTCGGCCGGGCTGCCCGGCGTCGTCCTCCCGAGTCTGCGGCGCAGACCGCCCCGCGTCTCGGTGGTCATCGACACCTCCGGCTCGGTCAGCGACGCCGAGCTGGGCAGCGCGCTCCTGGAGGTGGCCGCGATCTCCAGTGCCGTGGGCGGCCGCCGCGACCTGATCAGCGTCCTGCCGTGCGACGCGGCGGCCCGGATCGTGCACCCGCTGTGCCTGGGCGAGGGCATCCCGCTGGTGGGCGGCGGGGGTACGGATCTGCGCACGGGCTTCGCCAGGGCGCTGCGGACCAGTCCCCGGCCGGACGTCATCGTGGTCCTGACCGACGGGCAGACGCGCTGGCCGCGTGAGCAACCGCCGTGCCGGACGGTGGTGGGCCTGTTCCCCCGTCATCACAGACGCGCCTCGTGGGACGAGGACGACCCCGACTACGTACCGGACTCACCGCCCGAATGGGCGCGCACGGTCACGATCGGGTGA
- a CDS encoding AAA family ATPase — translation MTTCTPFAMPETPAEPALTSQLDIAGELTALLRDTTTELRPDDQLEALTLAVAADLPVLLWGEPGIGKTAALTQLAASLDLPLTTVIASVHEPSDFSGLPIVGDDPAEQGVPMAPPDWAVRLVRAGRGLLFLDELSTAPPAVQAALLRLVLERRIGALQLPPGVRIVAAANPRSSAAGGWELSPPLANRFVHLQWTHDHEVVVRGLGGTWPRATMPRLDPGKLTQAVDFARRAVCGLLAVRPKLVHQLPGNEARRGGAWPSPRSWDMTLNLIAFATAAGSSRDVLSLLIRGTVGDGPGLELLASLDRMDLPDPETLLADPATAELPERGDLRQATLDGVVAAVRNRPDKPRWDAAWALLVRALETGAPDLVVVPATTLAALRQEDWDVPASIEQLAGVVSLSRRADRSADRATARIAVAAQAGR, via the coding sequence ATGACCACATGCACTCCGTTCGCCATGCCCGAAACCCCCGCCGAGCCCGCCCTGACCTCCCAGCTCGACATCGCGGGCGAGCTGACGGCCCTGCTGCGCGACACCACCACCGAGCTCCGCCCCGACGACCAGCTGGAGGCGCTGACCCTGGCGGTGGCCGCCGACCTGCCCGTCCTCCTGTGGGGTGAGCCGGGTATCGGCAAGACCGCGGCGCTGACCCAGCTCGCCGCGTCCCTGGACCTTCCGCTGACCACGGTCATCGCCAGCGTGCACGAGCCGTCCGACTTCTCGGGGCTGCCCATCGTCGGTGACGACCCCGCGGAACAGGGTGTCCCGATGGCCCCGCCGGACTGGGCGGTACGGCTGGTGCGGGCCGGGCGGGGGCTGCTGTTCCTCGACGAACTGTCCACCGCTCCCCCGGCCGTTCAGGCCGCGCTGCTCCGCCTCGTACTGGAGCGGCGGATCGGCGCCCTCCAACTGCCTCCCGGGGTAAGGATCGTGGCCGCCGCCAATCCGCGCTCCTCGGCGGCCGGCGGCTGGGAGCTGAGCCCGCCGCTGGCCAACCGGTTCGTCCATCTCCAGTGGACCCATGACCACGAGGTCGTGGTACGCGGCCTCGGCGGGACCTGGCCGCGGGCGACGATGCCGCGGCTCGATCCCGGGAAGCTGACGCAGGCCGTGGACTTCGCCCGCCGAGCGGTGTGCGGGCTCCTCGCCGTCCGCCCCAAGCTCGTCCACCAACTGCCCGGCAACGAAGCCCGGCGCGGCGGCGCCTGGCCCTCCCCCCGGAGCTGGGACATGACGCTGAACCTGATCGCCTTCGCGACCGCGGCCGGTTCCTCCCGCGACGTACTCTCCCTGCTGATCAGGGGCACCGTGGGCGACGGTCCCGGCCTCGAACTGCTGGCGAGCCTGGACCGGATGGATCTCCCGGACCCCGAGACCCTGCTCGCCGACCCGGCGACGGCAGAGCTGCCCGAACGGGGAGATCTGCGGCAGGCCACACTCGACGGGGTGGTGGCGGCCGTACGCAACCGCCCGGACAAGCCCCGCTGGGACGCCGCCTGGGCACTCCTGGTGCGGGCGCTGGAGACCGGAGCCCCGGACCTCGTGGTCGTTCCCGCGACCACACTGGCCGCGCTGCGCCAGGAGGACTGGGACGTGCCGGCTTCGATCGAACAGCTCGCCGGGGTGGTGTCCCTGTCCCGGCGGGCGGACCGGTCCGCCGACCGTGCCACGGCCCGGATCGCGGTCGCCGCGCAGGCCGGCCGATGA
- a CDS encoding potassium channel family protein, whose amino-acid sequence MRSTESTEKESGAATGAEQRWERRTQWPLLALALLFAVAYAVPVMAPDADRATLRLCRGVEWVVWGAFAVDYAVRLVLAPVRWTFVRRHPLALIAVLLPMVQPLRLLRLVSTLLLAGQRARMASQVQLTTYVAGSCVGLLMFGSLAVLEVERDSPEGTIKSLGDAVWWSFTTMTTVGYGDYAPTTGLGRMLAVGLMLSGIALLGVVTANIAAWFISHFESDSAADRLQMEAIVALTAEVRALRAEVTELSAARDRVPPPGGPADPARSAASA is encoded by the coding sequence ATGAGAAGCACGGAATCGACGGAGAAGGAATCCGGGGCCGCGACGGGAGCCGAGCAGCGCTGGGAGCGGCGCACCCAGTGGCCGCTCCTGGCACTGGCCCTCCTGTTCGCCGTCGCGTATGCCGTCCCCGTCATGGCACCCGACGCCGACAGGGCGACGCTGCGGCTGTGCCGGGGCGTGGAGTGGGTGGTGTGGGGCGCGTTCGCCGTCGACTACGCCGTGCGGCTCGTGCTCGCGCCCGTCCGGTGGACCTTCGTACGCCGTCATCCGCTGGCGCTGATCGCCGTACTGCTGCCCATGGTGCAGCCGTTGCGGCTGCTCCGGCTGGTGTCCACCCTGCTGCTGGCCGGACAGCGGGCCCGGATGGCGTCGCAGGTGCAGTTGACCACCTATGTCGCGGGATCGTGCGTGGGGCTGCTGATGTTCGGCTCGCTCGCGGTGCTGGAGGTCGAGAGGGACTCGCCGGAAGGCACCATCAAGTCCCTCGGCGACGCGGTGTGGTGGTCCTTCACCACGATGACGACCGTCGGTTACGGCGACTACGCCCCGACCACCGGTCTGGGCCGGATGCTCGCGGTCGGACTGATGCTGTCGGGTATCGCGCTGCTGGGTGTGGTCACGGCGAACATCGCCGCCTGGTTCATCTCGCACTTCGAGAGCGACAGCGCCGCGGACCGGCTGCAGATGGAGGCCATCGTCGCGCTCACGGCGGAGGTACGGGCGCTGCGCGCCGAGGTCACGGAGCTGTCCGCCGCACGGGACCGGGTGCCGCCGCCGGGCGGCCCGGCTGACCCGGCCCGCTCGGCCGCCTCCGCCTGA